One window of the Pelmatolapia mariae isolate MD_Pm_ZW linkage group LG15, Pm_UMD_F_2, whole genome shotgun sequence genome contains the following:
- the si:ch211-63o20.7 gene encoding serine/threonine-protein kinase pdik1l-B-like, producing the protein MEELYTLEREVGRGSYGVVFEGRMAKTGQKVAIKRLPCSNPECIELYLQELWAMRTTARNHVNVIALHSCLLQTGSRSLKTLKPGKLPLRLVESVLKGSVVTAKQSQERTNPQSNTRRRTNSGSRLQDRTNTVQARAHLHNKDESNASDSTTPHRPQRRVRKRPAPGEEEQTAPLRCLALWLVMEYCDGGDLNQYLLSRPPDAQRNHSVVQQLCSAVAFLHSLGITHRDLKPDNVLVCVTPKGPVVKVADFGLSKMSEGSVDGGLSRQHFSSTCGSDFYMAPEVWGGLTYTAQADIFSLGVMFWAVLEKITFLERGTTQEQLGAYVCKGRSGWLMPLGEALWENAELQLCIPMKFKRAPPLPPPPGPATCALLSEMLASNPDARPTADQLGARVRSALREDSH; encoded by the exons ATGGAGGAGCTCTACACCTTAGAGAGGGAGGTGGGACGAGGCAGTTACGGTGTGGTGTTTGAGGGCCGTATGGCCAAAACTGGACAGAAGGTGGCTATTAAGCGGCTGCCCTGCAGCAACCCAGAGTGTATTGAACTCTACTTGCAAGAGCTGTGGGCCATGAGAACCACAGCCAGGAACCACGTCAATGTCATTGCACTGCACAGCTGCCTCCTGCAGACGGGGTCCAGGAGTCTGAAGACCTTAAAACCAGGGAAACTGCCCCTGCGTCTGGTTGAGAGCGTGCTCAAAGGAAGTGTGGTCACAGCAAAGCAAAGTCAGGAAAGGACCAATCCTCAGTCTAACACCAGGAGGAGGACAAACTCTGGCTCCAGACTGCAGGACAGGACTAACACTGTGCAGGCCAGAGCTCATCTCCATAACAAGGATGAATCAAATGCATCTGATTCCACAACCCCTCACAGGCCTCAGCGCAGAGTCAGGAAGAGACCGGCCCCGGGGGAGGAAGAGCAGACTGCGCCGCTGCGCTGCTTGGCCCTGTGGCTCGTGATGGAGTACTGTGATGGAGGAGACTTGAATCAGTACCTGCTCTCCAGGCCCCCAGATGCTCAGCGTAACCACAGCGTGGTGCAACAGCTGTGCAGCGCCGTGGCCTTCCTACATAGCCTGGGAATCACCCACCGGGACCTGAAACCTGACAATGTGCTGGTGTGTGTGACGCCAAAAGGCCCCGTCGTCAAG GTGGCAGATTTTGGTCTGAGCAAAATGAGTGAGGGCTCCGTGGATGGCGGCCTGAGCAGACAGCACTTCTCCTCCACCTGTGGTTCGGACTTCTACATGGCTCCAGAGGTGTGGGGCGGGCTGACCTACACGGCCCAGGCAGACATATTCTCTCTGGGCGTGATGTTTTGGGCGGTCCTGGAGAAAATCACCTTTCTGGAAAGAGGGACGACTCAGGAACAACTGG GCGCCTACGTGTGCAAGGGACGCTCAGGCTGGCTGATGCCGCTGGGAGAGGCTCTGTGGGAGAATGCAGAGCTCCAGCTGTGCATCCCCATGAAGTTTAAGAGAGCGCCCCCGCTGCCGCCCCCTCCCGGCCCTGCCACGTGCGCCCTGCTTTCAGAGATGCTCGCCTCAAACCCGGACGCCCGGCCGACGGCCGACCAGCTGGGGGCCAGGGTGCGCTCCGCTCTGAGAGAGGACTCCCACTGA